A single region of the Deltaproteobacteria bacterium genome encodes:
- the tatC gene encoding twin-arginine translocase subunit TatC: protein MPVTTHLEELRTRLLHIIIAVGIGFVACYFFKEKLFEILARPLVTQLPDQSVLIFTSLPEAFFTYLKVSLLGSLFLTSPYTLFQIWKFISPGLYSSEKRYVVPFVMFSTIFFLSGALFAYFLVFPLGFKFFVGFTTDFIKPMFSIREYLSFSMKLLIAFGVIFELPIFMYFLARIGMVSSKTLTTQRKYAILLIFIIAALLTPPDVVTQCLMAVPLMILYEISVWIVRLGERKRARNAEEPDKGDVTEKA, encoded by the coding sequence ATGCCCGTGACGACACACCTGGAGGAGCTGAGAACCAGGCTTCTTCATATCATCATTGCCGTCGGCATCGGATTTGTGGCCTGTTACTTTTTCAAGGAAAAGCTTTTTGAGATCCTGGCCCGTCCCCTGGTAACGCAACTCCCCGACCAAAGCGTTCTCATATTCACGAGCCTCCCCGAGGCCTTTTTCACCTATCTCAAGGTCTCGCTCCTCGGTTCCCTGTTTCTGACCAGTCCCTATACCCTGTTTCAGATATGGAAATTCATATCGCCGGGGCTCTATTCATCGGAAAAGCGGTATGTCGTCCCTTTTGTCATGTTTTCGACCATCTTTTTCCTGAGCGGAGCGCTGTTCGCCTATTTTCTGGTTTTTCCTCTGGGATTCAAGTTCTTTGTGGGATTCACCACGGACTTCATCAAACCCATGTTCTCCATCCGGGAATACCTGTCATTTTCCATGAAGCTCCTCATAGCCTTCGGCGTCATTTTTGAACTTCCCATATTCATGTACTTTCTTGCCAGGATCGGCATGGTCTCCTCAAAAACCCTCACAACGCAGAGGAAATACGCGATCCTTCTCATATTTATCATCGCCGCGCTTCTGACGCCTCCCGACGTCGTCACCCAGTGCCTGATGGCGGTTCCTCTCATGATCCTTTATGAGATCAGTGTCTGGATCGTCAGACTGGGCGAGAGAAAGCGTGCACGGAACGCGGAAGAACCGGACAAAGGGGACGTTACTGAAAAGGCATGA
- the tatB gene encoding twin-arginine translocase subunit TatB: MFGIGMPELIVILVIALIIIGPKRLPDLAKSLGKGFAEFRKATEDVKESLHVDEIKNDVRDIKDSVTLETLKDTKAEEEKKES; encoded by the coding sequence ATGTTTGGCATCGGTATGCCGGAACTGATCGTGATTCTGGTAATCGCACTCATCATCATCGGTCCCAAGCGTCTCCCCGACCTCGCGAAGTCTCTCGGAAAGGGATTTGCCGAATTCAGAAAAGCCACAGAGGATGTCAAGGAATCCCTTCACGTCGATGAGATAAAGAATGATGTCAGGGATATCAAGGATTCTGTTACGCTGGAAACGTTGAAGGATACGAAAGCCGAAGAAGAAAAAAAAGAGAGCTGA
- a CDS encoding PBP1A family penicillin-binding protein, producing MKAETRSIRKKGDTGKKGRGPGKKILMAIVLLFILGAGGISLFLYTIVNELPSIASLKDYRPSIITRVYASKGELIDEFYLEDRKVVRVGELPKFVIMAFVAAEDARFFEHRGVDTKSIARAFIKNLRAGRIVQGGSTITQQVAKSLFLTPEKSYIRKLKEAILAYRIDRYLKKYEILNLYLNQIYLGHGTYGIEAAAQRYFGKQARDLTLAQAALLAGLPKAPSRYSPYNHPERARNRQIYVLNRMAEDGHITDNEKELALNAPVNLKEAREQEKIAPYFTENVRRYIQSKYSSDVLYREGLEVYTTLDIEAQKAARKAVLAGLRELDKRQGYRGALKHIPADRTASFLAEMDDEQGERPLESEEITQALVTGVDSEADEVSLGIGRYKGTMKLEDMSWAREPDPKVAYNTAKVKDPAEVLKAGDVILVRIMDLVEEKPASDAPPVEEPAEKMPLISFRAALEQEPEVQGALLSMEAETGKIRAMVGGRSYRKSEFNRATQAHRQPGSSFKPFIYTAAFDRGFTPSTIIMDTPIIFEDTLRDSTWKPQNYEERFYGPTTLATGLVKSRNLVTIKLLKDIGIDYAADYASNMGIESPLTRDLSMALGSSSLTLLEMVRAYGVFANRGKLVQPYYIERIVDRTGRTIEEQTPRTEQVVDPRITYMTSHLLQEVVSRGTGWRMRALGRPTAGKTGTTNDLKDAWYMGFTPSLVTGVWVGYDDLRQLGKFETGSRAASPITLYYLQDVLAGTAVEYFTPPEGLEFVKIDPETGLLANPDDRKYVYGCYLEGTAPTEYVSEQKRKEQDEFFKLDLDRYRENETGETGEGELLPP from the coding sequence ATGAAAGCAGAAACCCGCTCGATCAGGAAAAAAGGCGATACCGGGAAAAAAGGAAGGGGCCCGGGAAAAAAGATCCTCATGGCCATTGTGCTTCTTTTTATCCTCGGCGCCGGAGGAATCTCTTTATTTCTCTATACTATCGTCAATGAATTACCGAGCATCGCCTCGCTGAAGGATTACCGGCCGAGCATCATCACTCGCGTATACGCAAGCAAGGGGGAACTGATCGACGAATTTTATCTGGAAGATCGAAAGGTCGTCCGTGTTGGAGAACTGCCGAAGTTCGTCATCATGGCCTTCGTGGCCGCAGAGGACGCCCGCTTCTTCGAGCACCGGGGGGTCGACACCAAGAGTATCGCCCGTGCATTCATAAAGAACCTTCGGGCCGGAAGGATCGTCCAGGGCGGGAGCACCATAACGCAACAGGTTGCCAAATCCCTGTTTCTGACACCCGAAAAAAGCTACATCCGGAAACTCAAAGAGGCGATCCTGGCGTATCGCATCGACCGGTACCTGAAAAAATACGAGATCCTGAACCTCTATCTGAACCAGATATACCTGGGCCATGGCACATACGGAATTGAGGCGGCCGCCCAGCGGTACTTCGGAAAACAGGCCCGGGACCTGACCCTTGCACAGGCAGCCCTGCTGGCGGGACTCCCAAAGGCGCCGAGCCGGTATTCTCCCTATAATCACCCCGAGCGGGCCCGCAACCGGCAGATCTACGTTCTCAACCGGATGGCCGAGGACGGGCATATCACGGACAATGAAAAGGAACTCGCCCTCAACGCGCCGGTGAACCTGAAAGAAGCAAGGGAGCAGGAAAAAATAGCCCCCTATTTTACCGAAAACGTCCGCCGTTACATCCAGTCGAAATACAGCAGCGATGTCCTGTACCGGGAAGGCCTCGAAGTATACACCACATTGGACATCGAAGCGCAAAAGGCCGCCCGGAAGGCCGTCCTGGCGGGGCTCAGGGAACTGGACAAGCGGCAGGGGTACCGGGGAGCGCTCAAACACATACCGGCTGACAGAACAGCTTCATTTCTTGCAGAAATGGATGATGAACAGGGGGAGAGACCCCTGGAGAGTGAGGAAATCACCCAGGCGCTGGTGACCGGTGTCGACAGCGAGGCCGACGAAGTGTCGCTCGGGATCGGCAGATACAAAGGGACCATGAAGCTCGAAGACATGTCCTGGGCCCGGGAACCGGACCCGAAAGTCGCCTACAATACGGCAAAGGTCAAAGATCCCGCCGAAGTGCTCAAGGCCGGCGATGTCATCCTCGTCAGAATCATGGATCTCGTTGAAGAAAAGCCGGCGTCGGACGCACCGCCCGTCGAAGAACCCGCAGAGAAGATGCCGCTCATATCCTTCAGGGCCGCCCTGGAACAGGAACCGGAGGTACAGGGGGCACTTCTGAGCATGGAGGCGGAAACCGGAAAAATCAGGGCCATGGTCGGGGGCCGCAGTTACCGGAAGAGCGAATTCAACCGGGCGACCCAGGCGCACCGGCAGCCGGGTTCATCGTTCAAGCCTTTCATTTACACGGCGGCCTTCGACAGGGGGTTCACCCCTTCGACGATCATCATGGACACGCCCATTATATTCGAAGACACCCTGCGTGACAGCACCTGGAAACCGCAGAATTACGAAGAACGATTTTACGGACCCACGACACTGGCCACCGGTCTTGTTAAATCCCGGAACCTGGTGACGATAAAACTGCTCAAGGACATAGGGATCGATTACGCGGCCGATTACGCCTCCAATATGGGGATCGAATCGCCCCTGACCCGGGATCTTTCCATGGCCCTGGGAAGTTCAAGCCTGACCCTCCTTGAAATGGTCAGGGCTTACGGGGTCTTCGCCAACAGGGGGAAGCTGGTGCAACCCTATTATATTGAAAGGATCGTGGACCGTACCGGCCGAACCATAGAGGAACAGACACCGCGGACGGAACAGGTCGTGGACCCCCGTATTACCTACATGACATCTCATCTCCTTCAGGAAGTGGTTTCACGGGGTACCGGCTGGCGGATGCGGGCCCTCGGCCGGCCCACGGCAGGAAAGACAGGCACCACGAACGACCTGAAAGATGCCTGGTACATGGGGTTCACACCCTCCCTGGTCACGGGGGTCTGGGTCGGATATGACGACCTCCGGCAACTGGGAAAATTCGAAACGGGGTCCCGGGCCGCCAGCCCCATCACGCTCTATTACCTGCAGGATGTTCTCGCCGGTACGGCGGTCGAATATTTCACACCGCCCGAAGGACTCGAATTCGTGAAGATAGACCCCGAAACGGGGCTGCTGGCAAATCCGGACGACCGGAAATACGTGTACGGATGCTACCTGGAAGGAACGGCGCCGACCGAATACGTTTCAGAACAGAAACGAAAAGAACAGGACGAGTTCTTCAAGCTCGATCTCGACCGGTACCGGGAAAACGAAACCGG
- the gatC gene encoding Asp-tRNA(Asn)/Glu-tRNA(Gln) amidotransferase subunit GatC codes for MKLTKAEVEHVAHLARLTISEEEKDMFTSQLNDILLYMDILNRIDTGGIEPMTHAISLENALRDDVRQESLGTEASLANAPDDAGDCFKVPRVIE; via the coding sequence GTGAAATTGACAAAGGCGGAAGTTGAGCACGTAGCCCATCTCGCGCGGCTCACCATTTCCGAGGAAGAAAAGGACATGTTCACGTCCCAGCTCAACGATATCCTGCTGTACATGGATATCCTGAACAGGATCGACACGGGCGGCATCGAGCCCATGACCCATGCCATATCGCTGGAGAACGCCCTGAGGGATGATGTCCGGCAGGAATCCCTTGGAACGGAGGCGAGCCTGGCGAACGCCCCCGACGATGCCGGTGATTGTTTCAAGGTGCCGCGCGTTATCGAATAA
- a CDS encoding histone deacetylase, producing MTGIVRDRRYLDHDPGSYHPESPRRLEAIYTILDGEDMRDRFVSVESRFATRDEIAMNHSAWYVDLVAGTAGKRHASLDVDTQTSPRSYETALLAAGGFLNAVERVAAGELRNAFALVRPPGHHAEADGAAGFCIFNNIAIGARLALKKLRMERVLIVDWDLHHGNGTQHSFYTEPRVLYFSTHQYPFYPGTGRIAEIGSRDGLGYTINVPLPRGPGDGEYVRIYRQILEPVAHAYRPDLVLLSAGFDIYRKDPLGGMNLSVPGFASLTRILMNIADACCDGRFVITLEGGYNIDGQAQGVKAVLKEMRNDTMVSEDFLARLDNESDRRSIDPIIQKVIEQIKPLWQVF from the coding sequence ATGACGGGAATTGTCCGGGACCGCCGGTATCTCGATCACGACCCGGGGTCCTACCACCCGGAGTCTCCGAGACGGCTCGAAGCGATCTACACCATACTTGACGGGGAGGATATGAGGGACCGGTTCGTTTCCGTGGAGTCCCGGTTCGCCACTCGCGATGAGATCGCCATGAACCATTCAGCATGGTATGTCGACCTTGTCGCCGGAACGGCGGGAAAACGCCATGCCTCCCTTGACGTGGATACCCAGACATCGCCGAGGTCATACGAGACGGCGCTGCTGGCGGCAGGCGGGTTTCTGAACGCGGTCGAACGTGTTGCCGCCGGTGAACTGAGGAATGCTTTCGCACTGGTCCGCCCCCCCGGCCATCATGCCGAAGCTGACGGCGCCGCCGGGTTCTGCATATTCAACAATATCGCCATCGGCGCCCGGCTCGCGCTGAAAAAGCTGCGGATGGAACGCGTTCTCATTGTCGATTGGGACCTGCATCACGGCAACGGCACGCAGCACTCTTTCTACACGGAACCGCGGGTGCTGTATTTTTCAACCCACCAGTATCCCTTTTATCCCGGGACGGGGCGCATTGCGGAGATCGGATCGCGGGACGGTCTGGGGTACACGATCAATGTTCCCCTTCCGCGTGGTCCCGGTGACGGCGAATACGTCCGGATATACAGGCAGATCCTGGAACCTGTCGCCCACGCGTACCGGCCCGACCTGGTTCTCCTCTCGGCGGGGTTCGATATCTACCGCAAGGACCCTCTGGGAGGCATGAACCTGTCCGTTCCCGGCTTTGCGAGCCTGACCCGCATCCTGATGAATATCGCCGATGCCTGTTGCGACGGCCGCTTCGTGATAACCCTTGAGGGAGGCTATAATATCGACGGTCAGGCCCAGGGGGTGAAGGCCGTCCTGAAGGAAATGAGGAACGACACGATGGTTTCGGAGGATTTCCTGGCACGGCTGGACAACGAATCGGACCGGCGGAGCATCGACCCGATCATTCAAAAGGTGATCGAACAGATCAAGCCCCTCTGGCAGGTGTTCTGA
- the gatA gene encoding Asp-tRNA(Asn)/Glu-tRNA(Gln) amidotransferase subunit GatA, with protein sequence MESSSLTIHELQTLLRDGKVTATELTESVFNRIDAVEDKVHAYITLTRDDAFAMAEQADRDISEGKFRELTGIPVALKDNMCTKDVRTTCASRILGNFIPPYDATVVEKLRAAGAVFTGKTNLDEFAMGSSTEMSCFGVTRNPWDLERIPGGSSGGSAVAVATDECIAALGSDTGGSIRQPASHCGVVGMKPTYGRVSRYGLVAFASSLDQIGPLTKDVEDCAIMMNVISGYDPRESTSVPADVPDYRRFVDRGIEGWTVGIPREYFTEGIDPEVETAVKKAVSTMEALGARCREISIPHTEYCVAIYYIIAPSEASSNLARFDGVRYGFRAAGETELLQMYKATRSAGFGDEVKRRIMIGTYALSAGYYDAYYKKASQVRRLLRDDFDRAFKECDIILTPTCPTAAFRIGEKTDDPLQMYLSDIFTLSVNLAGIPGLVVPCGYTGNGLPVGVQFLAGHFQEGMLIQAAAAYERASEGEKRRPAL encoded by the coding sequence ATGGAAAGCAGCAGTTTAACGATCCACGAATTACAGACGCTCCTTCGGGACGGGAAGGTGACGGCCACTGAGTTAACGGAATCGGTCTTCAATCGGATAGATGCCGTTGAGGATAAGGTCCATGCCTACATCACCCTCACCCGGGACGACGCCTTCGCCATGGCCGAACAGGCCGACAGGGATATCAGTGAGGGGAAGTTCCGGGAACTGACGGGCATTCCCGTAGCGCTGAAGGATAATATGTGTACGAAGGACGTGAGGACCACCTGCGCGTCCCGTATCCTCGGAAACTTCATTCCTCCCTATGACGCCACGGTCGTCGAGAAGCTGCGCGCCGCCGGTGCCGTATTCACGGGGAAAACGAACCTGGATGAATTCGCCATGGGCTCGTCAACGGAGATGTCCTGTTTTGGCGTGACCCGCAATCCCTGGGACCTGGAGCGTATCCCCGGCGGTTCCAGCGGCGGTTCTGCCGTGGCTGTGGCAACGGACGAATGCATCGCGGCCCTGGGGTCCGATACGGGCGGTTCCATACGGCAGCCGGCGTCGCACTGCGGCGTGGTAGGGATGAAACCGACCTATGGGCGCGTGTCTCGGTACGGCCTTGTCGCCTTTGCCTCCTCACTCGACCAGATCGGTCCCCTGACGAAGGACGTTGAGGACTGCGCCATCATGATGAACGTCATATCCGGATACGACCCGAGGGAATCTACATCGGTTCCTGCGGATGTCCCCGACTACCGCCGGTTCGTGGACCGGGGTATCGAGGGCTGGACCGTGGGCATTCCCCGGGAATACTTTACCGAGGGGATCGATCCCGAGGTCGAAACGGCGGTGAAAAAGGCCGTTTCCACCATGGAGGCCCTGGGTGCGCGGTGCCGGGAGATCTCCATTCCACACACGGAATACTGTGTTGCCATCTACTACATCATCGCGCCCTCTGAGGCGAGCTCCAATCTTGCCCGATTCGACGGTGTCCGCTACGGTTTCCGGGCCGCCGGCGAGACGGAACTGCTGCAGATGTACAAGGCAACGCGCTCGGCGGGCTTCGGTGACGAGGTGAAGCGGCGGATCATGATCGGCACCTACGCCCTCTCGGCGGGGTATTACGATGCTTATTACAAGAAGGCTTCGCAGGTGCGGCGGCTTCTCCGTGACGATTTCGACCGGGCCTTCAAGGAATGTGACATCATCCTGACGCCGACCTGCCCGACGGCTGCCTTCCGGATCGGTGAAAAGACGGATGACCCTCTCCAGATGTACCTTTCCGATATATTCACCCTCTCCGTCAACCTGGCTGGAATACCGGGACTGGTGGTACCCTGCGGGTACACGGGGAACGGACTTCCCGTGGGGGTCCAGTTTCTCGCGGGTCACTTTCAGGAGGGCATGCTCATCCAGGCCGCCGCGGCCTATGAGCGAGCGTCAGAAGGAGAGAAAAGGAGACCGGCGTTATAA